Genomic segment of Methanosphaera cuniculi:
TTAACTTAAAACTTATTAAATTATAATAAAAAAGATAGTAGAATCTAACTCATAAAAAAAGGAATTGTCTTTAGATTTTAATTATTATCTTCATAGTATTTTTTTTCATTTTTTTTTTCAAATTTTTATTTACTTTTTTATCATGAGTAGTATTAGATTATATAATTTTTTCACATGAAATGTATGTCCAACTTAATAAAGTATTACTTATAACTAATTAGTTATAACTTATTATAAACTAACTTATAAATACAAAAAACACCATCAAATCAACAAATAAAGTACCATACACGGATTTTAACTTTTTATAATTTATGTAATTATTACTTATAAGTACATAACATTTAACTTATAATAGTTGAAGTTATAATTAAATTATATTAAATTAGAATAACATAACTATACTACATTATGGCAAGATGGATTGAGCATAAATACATAAAAGAAAATAAAATTGAAGCAAGACTTTATCAACAAAAAATAGCATCAGATGCACTAATTGATAATACCATGGTAATTGCACCAACAGCAATAGGAAAAACAGTAATAGCAGCACTAGTAAGTGCAGAAGTACTAAATCATAACCCAGATTCAAAAATACTATTTCTAGCACCAAGCAAACCATTAACACTACAACATGAAAAAAGTTTTAATGAATTCATAAAAGCCAAAACTACCAGTTTAACAGGAAATAACAAACCATCAGAAAGACGAAAACTATGGCATGAAAACCAGATAATATGTGCAACACCACAAACAATAGAATCAGACATCATATCCCAAGAATACGACCTATCAGATGTTGCCTTAATTATCTTTGATGAATGTCACCATGCAGTAGGATCATACTCTTATGTATATCTAGCTCAAAAATACATACAAACTGCAAAAAACAAACAAGTACTAGCACTTACAGCTTCCCCTGGATGGGAAGAAGATAAAATCAAAGAAGTATCACGAAATCTTTATATTAAAAATGTTGAAATTAAAACAGAAGATGATGTTGATGTTGCACCATACTTTAATCCAATAGAAGTTAAATGGATAAAACTAAAACTAACACCAGAACTTGAAGAAATCAGAACACTCTTTAAAGAAACACTAAAAATCAGACTTAGAAATCTTAAAAAAATAGGAGTTATTGACTCTGTTGCTAAACCATCAAAAAAAGATATACTTATGAAACAACGTATGGTTCAAAGAAAAATAGCATCAAATGCAAATCCACCAAAAGAATGCTTTAAGGCAATATCACTTCTAACTGAAGTAATAAACATCACACACACACTTGAACTTCTTGAAACACAAACCATACAAACACTAAATAAATACCTAAATAAACTTGAAAAAAAGAAAACTAAAGCTGCACGATCACTTAAAAATGACTATAAATTTAACAAAGCAGTACTTCTTGCAAGACGTTATGAAAATGAGGGAATTGATCATCCAAAACTTGAAAGAATAAAAACACTAATTGAAGATATACTACGTGAAGATCCAACTAATAAGATAATTGTTTTTAGCCAATTTAGAGATACAACTAAGACCATATATGATAATCTTAAAGCAGATAAAATAAAAGCTTTACGATTTTATGGTCAAGCATCACGTGAAAAAGATAAAGGACTAAGTCAGAAAAAACAGATTGAAACAATAGATAAATTCAAAAATGAGGATTATAACGTTCTTATATCAACAAGTGTAGCAGAAGAAGGAATAGATATACCATCAGTAGACTATGTAATACTCTATGAACCAGTACCATCAGAAATAAGAATGATACAAAGACGAGGACGTACAGGACGAAAATCAAAAGGAGAAATGTATATTCTCATGACTAAATCAACAGTAGATGAAGCATACTTCTGGTCAAGTCAAAGAAAAGAAAAAGCAATGAAACAAAACATCCATAAAAAATATGATACACAAAAATTCACACTAGATAACTATATTGCAGATGATAAGGATGTAACATCATATAATCCAAACACACAAGATGATATACAAACTACAGTATATGTAGATTACCGGGAGAAAAACTCAAATATCATGAGAGAACTTGATAAAATAGGATGTAAAATAGTTGTAAAAACAATGGCAATAGGAGATTATCAGCTATCAGATGATGTGATTATTGAACGTAAAACTGTAGATGACTTTGCAAAATCAATAACAGATAAAAGATTATACACACAAGCTAAAGAATTAGCATCAAATTGCAATAAACCACTTATGATTATTGAAGGAGGAGACATTTATAACACATTCCTTCACCCAAATGCGATAAGAGGAGCTATGTCATCTATAGCAATTGATTTTAAAATACCCATAATACAAACACAAAATGAAACAGACACAGCAATGATGATAAAAACAATAGCACAACGAGAACAAAAAGATAAAGAAGATAAAAAACCAGTAAGTATCAGAACACAAACAAAACCACTAACACTAAAAGAACAACAACTATTCATAACAGAAAGCCTTCCAGGAATTGGACCTGTATCTGCTAAAAAACTACTAACACACTTCGGATGCGTAAAAAACTTAATAAATGCAACAAAAAACGAACTAAAAGAAGTAGAAGGAATAGGAAATAAAACATCAGAAAACATAATTGATGTAACAACACGTAAATACCAAGAATAGAAAAACATGAGGAGGTGAACATAAAAGTATGACAACCAAACTCATACAAAATGACATAAAAGAAAACCAGAAAGTAATAACAACAATACAAAAACAACTAAATAACTGCAAAGAATTTAAAATAAGCGTAGCATTCATAACAGAAAGTGGAGTAACACCACTACTACAAACACTAAAAAAACTAGAAGAAAAACAAATACCAGGTAAAATCATAACATCAGACTATCTTTACTTTAGTCAACCTAAAGCACTAAGGAAACTTAACCAATTTAAAAATATTGATGTAAAACTCTATAGTGTAGATGAAAAAGAATACGGCTTTCATACAAAAGGATACATATTCAAAAAAGAAGATGAAAACTATAACATCATAGTAGGAAGTTCAAATTTAACACATAAAGCTCTAACAACAAATAAAGAATGGAACATATTATCAGAAAATGACACACAAATAACAGATGAAATACTACAAACATTTGATGAATTCTGGAATGAAGCAATACCTCTTGAGGATTGTATTGATAAATATGAAAAAGCATACAATGAAAACCAAATAAAAAATGAAAAAACATGGCAAAGTAAACCTGAATTTAAACCTAACCAAGTACAAAAAGATTTCATAGAAAAACTAGAACATGTTGCAATTCGAGAAAAACAAAAAAGAGGACTATTTATAAGTGCAACAGGTACAGGTAAAACAATAGCATCAGCATTTGGAATAAGAAAACTAAATCCAAAAAAAGTATTATTTCTAGTACATCGTGAACAAATAGCAAAACAAGCAATGAAGTCATATCAAAAGATCTTTAAGGATAAAACTATGGGATTAATATCAGGAAATCATAAGGATTATTATGCAGATTTTATCTTTAGTACAACACAGATGATGTCAAAACCTCAAATACATGAAAAATATGATCCATCTGAATTTGATGTAATAGTAATTGATGAGGTACACCATGCTGGAGCTATGAGTTATCAGAAAATAATGAACTACTTTAATCCTGGATTTTATCTTGGAATGACTGCAACACCAGAGCGAAGTGATGAATATGATATCTATGAATTATTTGATCATAATATTATTCATGAAATAAGACTTAAAGATGCTATGGAAAATGATCTGCTTTGTAACTTTAACTACTTTGGAGTATCAGATAATGCAGTTGATATTAATGATACATCAGATAGTCGTGTTGATCATATAATTGAAAATATAGAATATTATGGTTATAATGGAAAACGTGTAAAAGGGCTTGTTTTTTGTAATACTATTAAAAATTCACAAATACTATCTGAGAAATTTAACCAACATGGATATAACACAGTGGCACTTAGCGGATCAAATACACAAGCTGAACGTGAAGAATATGTTAAAAGACTTATAAGTGATACTACTGATGATCCTATTGATTATATTTTTACAGTTGATATTTTCAATGAGGGTGTTGATATTAGGGAAATTAATCAGATTATAATGCTACGTGAAACTAAGTCAAGTATTATTTTCACACAACAACTTGGACGAGGATTAAGAAAAGCTGATGATAAAGAGTTTGTTGTTGTTCTTGATTTTATTGGTAATTATAAGACTAATTTCATGATACCTATAGCACTTAGTGGTGATTTATCATATAATAAGGATAAGATTAGAAATTTCATGTATAATTCAAATAATATGATTATAGGATCATCTACTGTTAATTTTGATAAAATATCAAAAGAGCGTATTTATACATCTATTGATAAGGCACGTTTTAATATTAACTTCTTTAGAAATGAGTATGTTAATCTTAAAAATAAGATAGGTCATATTCCACATTTTTCAGATTTTTATACTTATAATCAGCTTGATCCTGAGTTAATTATAAAATATATTAAAGGTTCATCTCATCCTAAAACATATCCTACAATGCTTGAACGTCTTGATAGTGATTATGTTAATAATTTTAGTGAATTAGAACTTGAGTATTTGGAATTTTTAACTTTGAATGTTTTTAATTCTAAACGTATTCATGAACTTTTAATTTTATATGATGTTATTCAAAACAATACACTTGAAATAGACGTCTTAGCTGATCATATTAATAAAAATTATAACTTTGTTGATTGTGAAACTACAATGACTAGTGCTATTCGTAAACTTGATAAATCATATTTCAAGCCACCTGAACAAAAAAAGTTTCATGATATAGAGTTTATAACACGAAAAGATAACATAATATGCATCCATCCAAAATTTAAAAGTATGCTTAATGAAAATAAACACTTTTATGATGAAGTTATTGATATGATAAATCTGGGAGTTAAATACTTCAATGATAATACAGAGGGAATTTACTATGATGATTTTAACTTCGAATTATATCATAAATACTCAAAATGGGACATGGCATGCCTAATAAACTGGCCAGAACGTGACCCAATCTATGGATATGTAATAAAAGAAAATCCACTAAATGGTAAAATAGTCTGTCCAATTTGCATAACCTATGACCACTATGATCATGTAAATGAATTTTATGACAAACAAACCATAAGCTGGGTAACAACCACACCAAGAACATTTCAAAGTAAAGATATAAAAAATATCATAAACTATGAAAAACAAAACATTGAATTTCTACTATTTTTAAAGAAAAACAATGATGATGGACGCGAATTCTACTACATGGGACCTGTAACACCACATAATCCCCTTGAAGGAACACTTACAAATACAAAAGGTGATGTTAAACCAACAGTATACTTTGATCTTAAATTAAAATATCCTGTACGTGATGATATATATGACTACATCACAAGTTAACTATCCAATCTTTCATCCCCCCTTTTTATTCTTATAAAAAATAAATTCTTTTTTTTGAATAAGATATTAATTTTAGAAAGATACAATATAATAAATAATAAGATATTTTAGAAAGGTTTAGTTTTTATGAAAATTTTAGTTGATAGAAAAAACAGAAAATACGTAGTGCATGATGAAGAATTTCACACAGAAAAAGGAGTAATACCTAAAGATGTCATAATAAACAGTCAAGTAGGTGATGTAGTAGAAACACACTTGGGGAAAAAATACACAGTAATAGAACCAAACATTAACGACTACATTGAACTTATGAAAAGAAAATGTGCAATACTACTACCACAAGATTTAGGATTAGTTGTAGGATTTACTGCTATAGGATCAGGAAGTCATATTGTAGAATCAGGAACAGGAGCTGGAAGTAGTTTACTATTTTTTGCAAACATCGTAGGACCAACAGGACATGTTTCAAGTTATGAAATACGAGAAGACTTCACAAAAGTAATTAAAGAAAACATAGCAGGAACAGACTTTGAGAATATAACACTTTACAATCAAGATGTAACTGAAGGATTCAATGAAGATGATGATAGTATAGATCTAGTATTTCTTGACTTACCCAAACCTGATGAAGTAATAAATGATGCATACCGTATACTTAAAACAGGAGGATTCATAGTAATTTACTCACCATATGTTGAACAATTCCAAATTGTAAATAAAATGCTTAACATTGTAGGATTTGAAAATATTAAAATACGAGAAGGAAATGTCCGAGAACTAGAAATAAAAAATAATAAAACAAGACCAAATAGTCGAATGGCAGGACACACTGGTTATCTAACATTTGCACGAAAAATGAAAAAAACAAAAAAAGAATAAAATATAAAAAAAAAGGGAGTTTTGAAATACAATGAGTTTTAATTTAGAAAATATTATATCAATACGTGACTTTAAAAAAAGTGACATAGAATACATACTAAACCTAGCAGAAGAAATGGAACCTGTAGCAAGATCTGAAAAAGTATGTCATAAAAAAGATGGAAAGCTACTAGGTGTAATGTTCTATGAACCATCAACTCGTACCAGACTATCATTTGAAACAGCAATGAAAAGACTTGGTGGTGATGTAGTAGGATTTAACCAAAAACAAGGAACAAGTGTACAAAAAGGAGAAGTACTCTATGATACAGCACAAATAATATCACAATATGCAGATGCAATAGTACTAAGACATGACATGGCAGGAGCAGCCCGGTTTGTATCTCAAAATGTAGATGTACCAGTAATTAATGCAGGAGATGGACCAGGACAACACCCAACACAAACATTACTAGACTTATATACCATGAAACGTCAATTTGGTGATATAAACAACCTAAAAATAGCAATAGTAGGAGATCTAAAATATGGACGAACAGTACATAGTCTTGTATATGCACTTGCAATGTTTAAAGTTGAAATCATATTCATAGCACCAACAGAACTACAAATGCCACATGAAATACTAGAAGATCTAAACAAACTAAACTGCACATACAAAATAGAATCAACACTACTTGATAATATAGATGATGTTGATGTAATCTACATGACACGTATACAAAAAGAAAGATTCCCAGATCCAAAGGAATATAAGAAAGTTAAAGGAAAATACACACTAAATGCTAAAAACATGCAAGATAAAAAAGCAATACTCATGCATCCACTACCACGTGTTGATGAAATATCATTTGACGTTGATAAACTAGATAATGCAATGTACTTCAAACAAGCATTTAATGGTGTACCAGTACGAATGGCACTACTTGATTCAATTATAAAATAAATATGATATAATATTTATAAAAACAATGATAAAACATATAAACACAATCATAAAAAAAAATATTATAAAAATCAAATAAGAGGAAATGATCAAAAATGTCAGATATGAAAAAAGAAGTATTTAAAACAGCAAAACTCATAGACTACCAGGAAGATTCAGTAGTAAGTCGTGAAATAATCAAAAAAGAAACAGGAACCGTAACAATATTTACATTTGCAAAAGGACAAGGACTATCTAAACACTCAGCACCATTTGATGCAATGGTACAAATAATTGAAGGAATTGCTGAAATTACAATAGATGAAGAAGTATTTGTTCTTACAGAAGGTGAAATGATCATAATGCCAGCAAACATACCACACGCACTAAAAGCAAAAGAACAATATAAAATGCTACTAACTATGATCAAATCAGAATAAAAAAAAAAGTATAGAACTATAAAAAAGAAATAATAAACTCCTCTCCCTAAATCACCACCTTATTATAATATAATTTTCTAATTTTTATAAAAAAGAGAAGTATTTTAATAAATTTATTTAAAAAAAAAGTAAAAAAAAAGTAGTTTTTTTTAGAAGAATTTTTTCATTTTATTTTCTTCTAAAATTTTTTTTTATGCTCTTGTTTTTTTAGTTGTGTTATTTGCTGCTTTTGTTACGTTTGTTGAGTTATTTTGAGCATATTGTACTAGGTTTTCTATTGAATTATTTGTGCTTATATTTGTATTATTCTGATTATATAGTACAATTCTTTCTTTTAGCTGGATGGTTGATGTGTCTATTTCCACTTTTCCTGATGAGTACACATCTCCAGTTGCTGTTGCTGTTATACTATATGTTTGTTCTGGTACTATTTCAATAGCTCCACCATTTGTTATTTGTGCATCTTTTGTTGCAACAGCTGTTATTGTCACAGTCTGATTACCTGTATCATCACTCGATACTTTGGCTGTTACCGAGTTTAAACTTACACTTAGATTTGTCATGTTATTAAGTATCAGTGCAACTTGATCATTATTTGTAATATTTAATGTTTCCTGATCATTTAAGCTCTTTTTACCTGTTAATGAGCCAATAAAATCATTTACTTCATCAACTTGAATTGATATTATTTCTCCAGGATCCACATTTCCAGATGAAATTACACTATATGATGCAAATAGTCCTACTTCAAAAAATATGAAAATACCAATTATAAAAAGCAATACTTTTAATATTCTAGACATTAAACATCTGAACCTCCCTTTTAACTATTTTTTTCTAATATAAAAAATTTTAGAAAAATTAATATTTACCTATATAAATATAAGTCCTTAATAATTATTATATCTTTAATATAAAAAATGAGATTAAGTTTTTTTAGATTAAAATTTTTATTTAGTATTCTTTTAGAATACTACTTTAATGTTTTTTAGTATTATTATTTTTTTTCCTATAAGTAAATATGTAATAAAAATAAGAAAAAATAGTATAGAAAAAAAAATTAATTTTAAATAATAAAAAAAAATCAAAAAAAAGGATTACTAAATTATTTTTAATCGTGGAGTTGCTGTATTTAAAATGGTAAATGATATAATTAAGAAATTTCAAAAATCTAATATTTTATTAAATAATAATGCATATTCTGAAATTAGTAGTAGTGAAGATTATGATTATCTTATTGGTGAACTTATCAGGTATGTTGAAGATAATGATGAATTTATTATAACAACTAAAACTATTCGGGATTATCAACAGCGAGAACGTGAAAGAATACATGAGGAAATTAAGGAAAATCCTGAAACTAAGAAGATTCGACAAACACTAGAAACACCATATGAAATTCTTCTTGATACAACAAATAAGTCCTATACTGATGGTGATATTCAGGATCTTAACAAGTATTTTAATAGTAGGTATGAAAAACTTCGTAAGATTATCCAACAAAATCCTGAATTTAGAACAGTTAATGATCTTAAAACAACCAAACAGAAAATTGACTCACTTCATTCTATAGGAATTATTAATAGTATTAATAAGACAAAAAATGGTCATGTTATAGTTGAAATAGAAGACCCTACTGGAGATGCAAGTGTAATTCTTCTTAAAGATGATGAGGATCTTATCACACAATCAAGTAGTCTTGTTAAAGATGAAGTTATAGGAGTTGTTGGTAGTACTAATGGTAATCTAATAAAAGCAGATGAGATTGTACATCCTGGTGTAATACGACAAGATATTAGTGGTACTGCTGGTATGGACTTTTCTATTGCTTTTATTTCTGATGTTCATATTGGAAGTAAACAGTTTGATGAAACTGCATTTAACAGATTTATTAAATGGGTTAATGGTAATGAAGGAGATGATGCTAAACGTGAAATGGCAAATAACCTGAAATACCTAGTAATTGGAGGAGATCTGGTTGATGGAATAGGAATTTATCCAAACCAAGATAAAGAACTTAAAATTAAAGATATTTATGATCAATATGAAGAAGCTGCACGACTTCTTGGTGATATTACTGATATTCCTATCATACTTTCTCCTGGTAACCATGATGCAACCAGACTTGCTGAACCACAACCTGCAATTACAGATAAATATGCAAAAGGATTATGTGAACAAAAAAATATTGAAATGGTAAGTAATCCATCAATAGTTAATCTTGATGGTGTAAAAGTTCTAGTTTATCATGGTCGTAGCTTTGATGATATGGTAATGGCTATGAATATTACACATGCTGATACTGATCAAATTATGAAATTACTACTTGAAAAACGACATTTATCTCCAATTTATGGTGAAAGAAATGCTCTTGCTAGTGAATTTGAAGATTATATGGTAATGGAAGAAGTACCTGATGTTATACATACAGGACATGTTCATATAAACTCATACACTAAGTATAAAGGAGTTCACATGCTAAATTCCGGAACTTTCCAAAAACAAACAGAGTTTCAGAAAATCTATAACATAGTTCCAACATGTGGACAAGTTCCAATTCTTAATAAGGGAAAAATGAAATTACTAGACTTTT
This window contains:
- a CDS encoding DEAD/DEAH box helicase; the protein is MARWIEHKYIKENKIEARLYQQKIASDALIDNTMVIAPTAIGKTVIAALVSAEVLNHNPDSKILFLAPSKPLTLQHEKSFNEFIKAKTTSLTGNNKPSERRKLWHENQIICATPQTIESDIISQEYDLSDVALIIFDECHHAVGSYSYVYLAQKYIQTAKNKQVLALTASPGWEEDKIKEVSRNLYIKNVEIKTEDDVDVAPYFNPIEVKWIKLKLTPELEEIRTLFKETLKIRLRNLKKIGVIDSVAKPSKKDILMKQRMVQRKIASNANPPKECFKAISLLTEVINITHTLELLETQTIQTLNKYLNKLEKKKTKAARSLKNDYKFNKAVLLARRYENEGIDHPKLERIKTLIEDILREDPTNKIIVFSQFRDTTKTIYDNLKADKIKALRFYGQASREKDKGLSQKKQIETIDKFKNEDYNVLISTSVAEEGIDIPSVDYVILYEPVPSEIRMIQRRGRTGRKSKGEMYILMTKSTVDEAYFWSSQRKEKAMKQNIHKKYDTQKFTLDNYIADDKDVTSYNPNTQDDIQTTVYVDYREKNSNIMRELDKIGCKIVVKTMAIGDYQLSDDVIIERKTVDDFAKSITDKRLYTQAKELASNCNKPLMIIEGGDIYNTFLHPNAIRGAMSSIAIDFKIPIIQTQNETDTAMMIKTIAQREQKDKEDKKPVSIRTQTKPLTLKEQQLFITESLPGIGPVSAKKLLTHFGCVKNLINATKNELKEVEGIGNKTSENIIDVTTRKYQE
- a CDS encoding DUF3427 domain-containing protein, translated to MTTKLIQNDIKENQKVITTIQKQLNNCKEFKISVAFITESGVTPLLQTLKKLEEKQIPGKIITSDYLYFSQPKALRKLNQFKNIDVKLYSVDEKEYGFHTKGYIFKKEDENYNIIVGSSNLTHKALTTNKEWNILSENDTQITDEILQTFDEFWNEAIPLEDCIDKYEKAYNENQIKNEKTWQSKPEFKPNQVQKDFIEKLEHVAIREKQKRGLFISATGTGKTIASAFGIRKLNPKKVLFLVHREQIAKQAMKSYQKIFKDKTMGLISGNHKDYYADFIFSTTQMMSKPQIHEKYDPSEFDVIVIDEVHHAGAMSYQKIMNYFNPGFYLGMTATPERSDEYDIYELFDHNIIHEIRLKDAMENDLLCNFNYFGVSDNAVDINDTSDSRVDHIIENIEYYGYNGKRVKGLVFCNTIKNSQILSEKFNQHGYNTVALSGSNTQAEREEYVKRLISDTTDDPIDYIFTVDIFNEGVDIREINQIIMLRETKSSIIFTQQLGRGLRKADDKEFVVVLDFIGNYKTNFMIPIALSGDLSYNKDKIRNFMYNSNNMIIGSSTVNFDKISKERIYTSIDKARFNINFFRNEYVNLKNKIGHIPHFSDFYTYNQLDPELIIKYIKGSSHPKTYPTMLERLDSDYVNNFSELELEYLEFLTLNVFNSKRIHELLILYDVIQNNTLEIDVLADHINKNYNFVDCETTMTSAIRKLDKSYFKPPEQKKFHDIEFITRKDNIICIHPKFKSMLNENKHFYDEVIDMINLGVKYFNDNTEGIYYDDFNFELYHKYSKWDMACLINWPERDPIYGYVIKENPLNGKIVCPICITYDHYDHVNEFYDKQTISWVTTTPRTFQSKDIKNIINYEKQNIEFLLFLKKNNDDGREFYYMGPVTPHNPLEGTLTNTKGDVKPTVYFDLKLKYPVRDDIYDYITS
- a CDS encoding tRNA (adenine-N1)-methyltransferase; the encoded protein is MKILVDRKNRKYVVHDEEFHTEKGVIPKDVIINSQVGDVVETHLGKKYTVIEPNINDYIELMKRKCAILLPQDLGLVVGFTAIGSGSHIVESGTGAGSSLLFFANIVGPTGHVSSYEIREDFTKVIKENIAGTDFENITLYNQDVTEGFNEDDDSIDLVFLDLPKPDEVINDAYRILKTGGFIVIYSPYVEQFQIVNKMLNIVGFENIKIREGNVRELEIKNNKTRPNSRMAGHTGYLTFARKMKKTKKE
- the pyrB gene encoding aspartate carbamoyltransferase; protein product: MSFNLENIISIRDFKKSDIEYILNLAEEMEPVARSEKVCHKKDGKLLGVMFYEPSTRTRLSFETAMKRLGGDVVGFNQKQGTSVQKGEVLYDTAQIISQYADAIVLRHDMAGAARFVSQNVDVPVINAGDGPGQHPTQTLLDLYTMKRQFGDINNLKIAIVGDLKYGRTVHSLVYALAMFKVEIIFIAPTELQMPHEILEDLNKLNCTYKIESTLLDNIDDVDVIYMTRIQKERFPDPKEYKKVKGKYTLNAKNMQDKKAILMHPLPRVDEISFDVDKLDNAMYFKQAFNGVPVRMALLDSIIK
- a CDS encoding cupin domain-containing protein; amino-acid sequence: MSDMKKEVFKTAKLIDYQEDSVVSREIIKKETGTVTIFTFAKGQGLSKHSAPFDAMVQIIEGIAEITIDEEVFVLTEGEMIIMPANIPHALKAKEQYKMLLTMIKSE
- a CDS encoding DNA-directed DNA polymerase II small subunit, whose product is MVNDIIKKFQKSNILLNNNAYSEISSSEDYDYLIGELIRYVEDNDEFIITTKTIRDYQQRERERIHEEIKENPETKKIRQTLETPYEILLDTTNKSYTDGDIQDLNKYFNSRYEKLRKIIQQNPEFRTVNDLKTTKQKIDSLHSIGIINSINKTKNGHVIVEIEDPTGDASVILLKDDEDLITQSSSLVKDEVIGVVGSTNGNLIKADEIVHPGVIRQDISGTAGMDFSIAFISDVHIGSKQFDETAFNRFIKWVNGNEGDDAKREMANNLKYLVIGGDLVDGIGIYPNQDKELKIKDIYDQYEEAARLLGDITDIPIILSPGNHDATRLAEPQPAITDKYAKGLCEQKNIEMVSNPSIVNLDGVKVLVYHGRSFDDMVMAMNITHADTDQIMKLLLEKRHLSPIYGERNALASEFEDYMVMEEVPDVIHTGHVHINSYTKYKGVHMLNSGTFQKQTEFQKIYNIVPTCGQVPILNKGKMKLLDFSS